In a genomic window of Mycolicibacterium neoaurum VKM Ac-1815D:
- a CDS encoding HIT family protein has protein sequence MATVFSMIINREIPGRFVYEDDEIVAFLTIEPMTQGHTLVVPRAEVDNWQDLDPALFGRVMAVAQKIGKAVCAAFDAERAGVIIAGLEVPHLHVHVFPARDLSDFGFAGVDRNPSPESLDEAQAKITAALAQLS, from the coding sequence ATGGCGACCGTCTTCTCCATGATCATCAACCGCGAGATCCCCGGCCGATTCGTCTATGAGGACGACGAGATCGTGGCGTTCCTGACCATCGAACCGATGACCCAGGGCCACACGCTGGTGGTGCCTCGTGCCGAGGTCGACAACTGGCAGGATCTCGACCCCGCCCTCTTCGGTCGGGTGATGGCGGTGGCCCAGAAGATCGGCAAGGCCGTCTGTGCGGCCTTCGACGCCGAACGGGCCGGGGTGATCATCGCCGGACTGGAGGTGCCGCACCTGCATGTGCACGTGTTCCCCGCCCGCGATCTCAGCGATTTCGGATTCGCGGGCGTCGACCGTAATCCGTCACCGGAATCTCTCGACGAGGCACAGGCGAAGATCACGGCGGCACTGGCTCAGCTGAGCTGA
- a CDS encoding sensor histidine kinase, whose amino-acid sequence MIGRYRRAVPLRVGLVAATLVLVAFGLLASGIAVTSIMRHTEIKRVDDTLLEASGGWAQAPHAFAEPLQDPSPANPPTNFYVRGTDADGRIQLAINDSAAEPVLPASNDVGPEPVTVGSKDGSGVQWRAVTVGGPDGELTTVAIDLTDVESSVRALVWSQLGIGTAVLLVLGVVGYAVVRRSLKPLAEVEETAAAIADGELDRRVPQRDPRTEVGRLSLALNGMLTQIQRAMASSAESAELAQQSEERMRRFIADASHDLRTPLTTIRGYAELYRQGAARDTEMLMGRIESEAGRMGLLVEDLLLLARLDEQRPLEQRRVDLLALASDAVHDAQTVAPGRPIGMQVFDGPGTPEVLGDEARLRQVLSNLMSNALQHTPESAPVTVRVGTEGDDAVIEVCDAGPGMNPEDAQRVFERFYRADSSRTRTSGGSGLGLSIVDSLVLAHGGSVSVDTAPGQGCRFRVTLPRIVEAAVQLS is encoded by the coding sequence ATGATCGGTAGATACCGGCGGGCGGTGCCGCTGCGCGTCGGGTTGGTGGCGGCGACGCTGGTGTTGGTGGCATTCGGACTGCTGGCCTCCGGTATTGCCGTCACGTCGATAATGCGCCACACCGAGATCAAGCGTGTCGATGACACCCTGCTCGAGGCGTCGGGCGGCTGGGCGCAGGCCCCGCACGCGTTCGCCGAACCGTTGCAGGATCCCAGCCCCGCGAATCCGCCGACGAACTTCTATGTCCGGGGGACCGACGCCGACGGCCGGATCCAGTTGGCCATCAACGACAGTGCGGCCGAACCCGTGCTGCCCGCGAGCAATGACGTCGGACCCGAACCCGTCACGGTCGGTTCCAAGGACGGCTCCGGCGTGCAATGGCGCGCGGTCACCGTCGGCGGTCCCGACGGGGAGCTGACCACGGTCGCCATCGATCTGACCGATGTGGAATCCAGTGTGCGCGCGCTGGTCTGGTCGCAGCTCGGGATCGGGACCGCGGTGCTGCTGGTACTCGGCGTCGTCGGCTATGCCGTGGTGCGTCGTAGCCTCAAACCCTTGGCCGAGGTCGAGGAGACCGCTGCCGCCATCGCCGACGGAGAACTGGACCGTCGTGTTCCGCAACGTGATCCACGCACCGAGGTGGGCCGGCTGTCGCTGGCGTTGAACGGCATGCTGACCCAAATCCAGCGGGCCATGGCGTCATCGGCGGAATCGGCGGAGTTGGCGCAACAATCCGAGGAGCGGATGCGGCGCTTCATCGCCGATGCCAGCCACGACCTGCGCACTCCACTGACGACCATCAGGGGATACGCGGAGCTGTATCGGCAGGGCGCGGCGCGCGATACCGAGATGCTGATGGGGCGTATCGAGAGCGAGGCGGGCCGGATGGGCCTGCTGGTCGAGGATCTGTTGTTGTTGGCGAGGCTGGACGAACAGCGTCCGCTGGAGCAGCGCCGCGTCGACCTGCTGGCACTGGCCAGTGATGCGGTGCACGACGCGCAGACGGTCGCCCCGGGGCGACCGATCGGGATGCAGGTCTTCGACGGACCGGGCACGCCGGAGGTGCTCGGTGACGAGGCCAGGCTGCGGCAGGTGCTGAGCAACCTGATGTCCAACGCGCTACAGCACACCCCGGAGAGCGCGCCGGTGACGGTGCGGGTGGGCACCGAAGGTGATGACGCGGTCATCGAGGTGTGCGATGCGGGACCCGGCATGAATCCCGAAGACGCCCAACGTGTCTTCGAGCGCTTCTACCGTGCGGACTCGTCGCGCACGCGGACCAGTGGCGGCTCCGGATTGGGGCTCTCGATCGTCGATTCGTTGGTGCTCGCCCACGGTGGCAGCGTGTCGGTGGACACCGCGCCCGGGCAGGGCTGCCGGTTCCGGGTCACCCTGCCACGGATCGTGGAGGCCGCGGTTCAGCTCAGCTGA
- a CDS encoding long-chain-fatty-acid--CoA ligase, with amino-acid sequence MLGLMQDRPLMISSLIDHAATFHGDTEIVSRLPEGMIARTTWSAVRDRSKQVANALSELGIESGDRVGTLAWNSDRHLSLYYGVSGSGAVLHTVNPRLFAEQIVYIINHAEDRVLFFDITFAPLVEQIAPQLQTVHTYIAMTDRDHMPEIDVDRLVCFDELVSAQSTHYRWPEFDERSASSLCYTSGTTGNPKGVLYSHRSTVLHALGAIPRDSFDLHSGSTILVVVPMFHANAWGTPYTAPMVGAKLVLPGPHLDGESLYELMRDEGVNFTQGVPTVWMMLFSYLDDHPEIDPHELRLEFAGTGGAALPQSMIERFERDFGSEVVQGWGMTETSPLCVIGKLAPRHAHLSAADKMKLKLKQGHAIWGVDIKIVDDEGNRLPWDGEAFGEVFVRGPWIASGYFKGEGGDKLDAEGFFPTGDVATVDPDGYLQLVDRAKDVIKSGGEWISSIDLENAATGHPAIAEAAVIGVPHPKWQERPLLLVVRRPGQDASREEILDYLAERVVKWWLPDDVVFVEELPHTATGKLLKIQLRKEYREHRLPDSAS; translated from the coding sequence ATGCTTGGGCTGATGCAAGACCGGCCGTTGATGATCTCGTCGCTGATTGACCACGCCGCGACATTCCACGGCGACACCGAGATCGTGTCCAGGTTGCCGGAGGGCATGATCGCGCGGACCACATGGTCGGCTGTGCGGGACCGATCCAAGCAGGTGGCCAACGCCCTGTCCGAATTGGGCATCGAGTCCGGAGACCGGGTGGGCACCCTGGCCTGGAACAGTGACCGGCATCTGTCGCTGTACTACGGAGTTTCCGGATCCGGCGCCGTCCTGCACACCGTCAACCCGCGGTTGTTCGCCGAGCAGATCGTCTACATCATCAACCACGCCGAGGATCGGGTGTTGTTCTTCGACATCACCTTTGCGCCCCTGGTCGAGCAGATCGCACCGCAGTTGCAGACGGTGCACACCTACATCGCCATGACCGATCGCGACCATATGCCCGAGATCGACGTCGACCGGTTGGTGTGTTTCGACGAGTTGGTGAGCGCGCAGTCGACCCACTATCGGTGGCCCGAATTCGACGAACGCAGCGCCTCGTCACTGTGCTACACCTCGGGGACCACCGGTAACCCCAAGGGCGTCTTGTACTCCCACCGCTCGACGGTGCTGCACGCACTCGGTGCGATCCCGCGCGACAGCTTCGACCTGCACAGCGGATCGACCATCCTGGTGGTGGTCCCGATGTTCCACGCGAACGCCTGGGGCACTCCCTACACCGCCCCGATGGTCGGCGCGAAGCTCGTGCTGCCCGGTCCGCACCTGGATGGTGAGAGTCTGTATGAGTTGATGCGCGACGAAGGGGTCAACTTCACCCAGGGTGTGCCCACCGTGTGGATGATGTTGTTCTCCTACCTCGACGACCACCCCGAGATCGACCCGCACGAACTGCGGCTGGAGTTCGCAGGCACCGGGGGCGCGGCGTTGCCGCAGTCGATGATCGAACGCTTCGAACGGGATTTCGGCTCGGAGGTGGTGCAGGGCTGGGGGATGACCGAGACCAGCCCGCTGTGTGTGATCGGCAAGCTGGCGCCCCGGCACGCCCACCTGTCGGCTGCCGACAAGATGAAGCTCAAACTCAAACAGGGCCACGCCATCTGGGGTGTCGACATCAAGATCGTCGATGACGAGGGCAATCGACTGCCGTGGGACGGTGAGGCGTTCGGCGAGGTGTTCGTCCGCGGCCCGTGGATCGCCAGCGGTTATTTCAAGGGCGAGGGCGGCGACAAGCTCGATGCCGAGGGTTTCTTCCCCACCGGTGACGTCGCCACCGTCGACCCGGATGGTTACCTGCAGCTGGTGGACCGCGCCAAGGACGTCATAAAATCCGGCGGCGAGTGGATCAGCTCGATCGACCTGGAGAATGCCGCCACCGGGCATCCGGCGATCGCCGAGGCCGCGGTGATCGGTGTGCCGCATCCGAAATGGCAGGAACGTCCGCTGCTGCTGGTGGTGCGGCGGCCCGGACAGGATGCCTCCCGCGAGGAGATCCTGGACTATCTCGCCGAGCGGGTGGTGAAGTGGTGGCTGCCCGATGATGTGGTCTTCGTCGAGGAGTTACCGCACACCGCGACCGGCAAGCTGCTGAAGATCCAACTGCGCAAGGAGTACCGCGAGCACCGGTTGCCCGATAGCGCTAGTTGA
- a CDS encoding HNH endonuclease, translating into MRQCRSCGVALTRRSQKVFCSNPCQIAFRRATRTEMWLASGQGRAGSLRGHYIRSYVDAEQGGCCAICGCSGTWQDIPLTFVLDHIDGNSENNRRENLRLVCPNCDSQLPTYKSRNRGNGRSIRRQRYADGKSY; encoded by the coding sequence ATGAGACAGTGCAGAAGCTGCGGAGTTGCGCTCACTCGGCGCAGCCAAAAAGTGTTCTGTAGCAATCCGTGTCAGATTGCGTTCCGCCGCGCGACGCGCACGGAGATGTGGCTGGCATCCGGCCAAGGCCGTGCCGGATCTTTGCGAGGCCACTACATCCGCTCGTACGTGGACGCCGAACAGGGCGGCTGCTGCGCAATTTGCGGCTGTTCGGGCACCTGGCAAGACATCCCGCTGACCTTCGTGCTCGACCACATCGACGGCAATTCCGAGAACAACCGGCGCGAGAACCTGCGCCTGGTGTGCCCGAATTGCGATTCCCAGCTGCCGACGTACAAGAGTCGCAACCGCGGCAACGGCCGCAGCATCCGCCGTCAGCGGTACGCCGACGGGAAGTCCTACTAG
- a CDS encoding response regulator transcription factor produces the protein MAMAAISESHDSIPEARILVVDDETNIVELLSVSLKFQGFEVHTAASGPDALAKAREIKPDAVILDVMMPGMDGFGVLRRMRADGIDAPALFLTARDNLQDKITGLTLGGDDYVTKPFSLEEVVARLRVILRRVGRGVEEPKNARLSFADIELDEETHEVWKAGEPVSLSPTEFTLLRYFIINAGTVLSKPKILDHVWRYDFGGDVNVVESYVSYLRRKIDTGDKRLLHTLRGVGYVLREPR, from the coding sequence ATGGCAATGGCAGCGATATCCGAATCTCACGACAGCATCCCCGAGGCGCGCATCCTCGTCGTCGATGACGAGACCAACATCGTGGAGCTGCTCTCGGTGAGCCTGAAGTTCCAGGGATTCGAGGTGCATACCGCTGCCAGTGGTCCCGATGCGCTGGCCAAGGCCCGCGAGATCAAGCCCGATGCGGTGATCCTCGACGTGATGATGCCGGGTATGGATGGCTTCGGCGTGCTGCGACGCATGCGTGCCGACGGTATCGACGCGCCCGCGCTCTTTCTCACCGCGCGCGACAACCTGCAGGACAAGATCACCGGACTCACCCTCGGCGGTGACGACTACGTGACCAAACCGTTCAGCCTCGAGGAAGTGGTGGCACGGTTGCGGGTCATCCTGCGCCGGGTCGGCCGCGGTGTCGAAGAACCCAAGAACGCGCGGCTGAGCTTCGCCGATATCGAACTCGACGAGGAGACCCACGAGGTCTGGAAGGCCGGCGAACCCGTATCGCTGTCGCCGACGGAGTTCACGCTGCTGCGCTACTTCATCATCAACGCGGGCACGGTGCTGTCCAAGCCGAAGATCCTCGACCACGTGTGGCGCTACGACTTCGGCGGCGATGTGAACGTCGTCGAGTCCTATGTCTCCTATCTGCGACGCAAGATCGACACCGGTGACAAGCGACTGCTGCACACGCTGCGCGGTGTGGGGTACGTGCTGCGTGAGCCGCGCTAG